The following DNA comes from Brienomyrus brachyistius isolate T26 chromosome 16, BBRACH_0.4, whole genome shotgun sequence.
ATAGTTAGTGGGTAAAAATGCAAAGGGAGTCCTTCGAATTACTTTCTAGGGGGCTGTAGGGGGCGCTCGTGCGGTATTGGGGGTATAAACTTACAGCAACTTGGCAAGGCTTTTCTCTGAGATAAAGTGTAGATGTCAAGATGTGAAAAcatgcccacccctgcccctAACTAATTGGTGGCTGGCGGCTTTGGCACTCTGTTTTTAAGATTAAGAAGAAGAGCATTGAAAAGGCTAAACAGGAGGACCGCATGTCCAAGGAGTTTGCGGCTATGGAGGAAGCTGCTTTGAAGGCGTTTCAGGAGGACCTGAAACGGCTGGAAGCTGAATCTggcacaggtgtgccacattcACACGCACAGCCGAGAAGTAAGGAATATGCTGTTCACCAAAGgatgcatgttatggatttatatattaaaatatgaacaCAACAAGGTGCAAAACGCAGAATAATGGTGTAGATTGGACCGTAGATTTGCTGATTTCAGTGGTCTGAGTTTGTGTTGCTGTCATGACTCCTGATCAGTAATGATCGTGATATATGTCctgaatatttaaaatttaCCTTTTTAGTTTGCCAGTGAACCGAATGCCGTGTGTTGTcactatggtgtgtgtgtgtgtgtgtgtgtgtgcgtgtgtgtgcgtgtgtgtgcgtgtgtgtgcgtgtgtgtgtgtgtgtgtgtgtaaaatatGGCCAAACAGTAGAAGGTTTTCATTTAAACGACTTGCTGGGAAAATTGCGAGTTTGTAGATATTCATTGAGACCTTGTATTGTCGCCGTCCTTTATATTCACAGAACCAAAATATGTTGATATGTTTATCAGCTCGGTCACCTGATGTATTGTGCACTTGTGCAGGTACCGCTAGGCCTCAGAGTAAGAAACCAGAAGTGCAGCCAGCGGCCCTCAGCAGTAAGCCGTCACGCACCTGGAGCGAGGGTGCTACTCATGACGGACATACATACTACTACAACACCCTAACCGGCGGTAGGAACCCACTTCATACAAGTGTTTCCTGACCAGTTGTCACTGGTTTTCCTCATTAATGCggatttgtggtttttttttttttcccccagagtcCCAGTGGGAAAAACCAGAAGGATTCACTGGGGGAAAGAAGACTTCAAAGAAAACTAAAGTGAAAACTAAGATTGAGACACAGGTACCGTCATTCCAAAATCGTGGTTACGGTCAACTTTAGTTCCACTCACATACGATTGCTTGTTCCGTATATTGAATCGTCGTTCATGCTCATTTTAGACGTCTTCAGACTCTCCATGGGTAGAGGCACTCAGTCCTGAGGGATACGTCTACTATTATAACACTTTAACTGGTGGTAAGGTTCTATGCTTTGTACTATAATTAGGCAAAAACCAGGCAGGAGTTTCCGGTCTTAACTGTCATTCTTTCTCACTTCCAGAATCCAGCTGGGAGAAGCCTGGAGATAATCCACCCCGGGACGGTGGCAGCTGTGGTGAAAACAGCGAGACACAGGAGGACCCGTCAGCTCCTCAGGCAGAGCCCCTCTCGGCGGAGGAGAGCAGCTCAGAGCAGCCTCCCAGTGGAGGGGAACTTGAGACCCCCGAAGAGCCAGGCGTCCCCAAAATAAGCTTCAGGGTGAGACATGGCTAGTGAGATACTGACTGATGGGCTACTTACCGCTTGTAGAATAAACTGAAATGATTAACATGTATTTTTACTAGAAGAAGGAAGAGAAATCTGAGCCGTCTGGAGTCGAGGGAGAAGAGACTGAAGATGGAAAAGAGGATGATGGTGAAGCCATTcatgaggaggagaaggaggaggaggatgatgatgatgatgatgctggTGATAATGGTAAAAATGATGATAAAGGCAGTGCTCCTGTAGTACAGGAGATCCCAGCTAAAAGACCTCGGAAGACGAACCCATATGGGgactgggagcagatccaggagGAGCCAGACCCATAGTAAGTTCATCCAGCTTTTTAAAAGGTTCTTACACATATTTCATGTATTTGGATATTGTACGCATGACTACAGAGGAACAGCTGAGGACAGTTGGATAAAAAGTTTCGGTTCCATGTCAGGATGGTGTGTGATATCTAACCCATTTATCACCCTACAGTGAGCAGGTGGACCTGCAGCTGCCCCAGGTAGAAGGTGTGGCTGCAGCCACAGGCACCGACCTACCCCCTGAGCCTAAGGTCAAGTTCAGGGAGCGCACCATCACCTCGCTAGGGGATGAAAGTGACCAGGGGGCAGTCTTTAAGAAGAGAAAGTTGGACAATGGCAAATCCAGGAGCCTCAGGCAGAGGGGCAAAGATGATTGACAGTGTTCACTGGATTTTACCCGTGGACACATGAATCCTACTTGCAGATTGTTGACGGATACTTGCATCAGGTTGGAAGGTCTGTTTTTCAGAATTCTGGTGTCAGCAGATGGTCTGACTGGGACGGATGCTGAATTCCCAGTGAAGCTTTTGTCAGACTTCCGTGTGTGCTTAatgcttttatttttgtattgtttttttccttAAACACATACCATTGTTATAGAATTGCAAGAACTAAATACAGAGGATTTTAACCattaatgttttatattttagaTCATTTGTTTTATGTTGCCCTCGCTGCTACTTTGAATTATGCATCTCGGTTTCCCATTCTGACAAACATAAGTTCTTCTTCTGCAGTGAAAATATACGTAGCAATATCATAGTGAGACGGAAAATAATCCACAAACATGAGCTGCATTGCATGACAGGTGCAGGTACTTTGCTGAGATCAGTCTATCAAAAATACTGGCAAAAAATAAATTATGGTGGTTGCACAATGGAGTTTTGCCTTGGAATGTCAGAGCATTTTTACCTGTGATTTAAACACATCACCTAACATTTAACTACATTATGATTCAGTGGTTCAATTTACAACATTAATCTGCGTTTTGCACCTTGTTACTGAA
Coding sequences within:
- the wbp4 gene encoding WW domain-binding protein 4 isoform X1, which produces MADYWKSQPKKFCQYCKCWIADNKPSVEFHERGKNHKENVAAKIAEIKKKSIEKAKQEDRMSKEFAAMEEAALKAFQEDLKRLEAESGTGVPHSHAQPRSTARPQSKKPEVQPAALSSKPSRTWSEGATHDGHTYYYNTLTGESQWEKPEGFTGGKKTSKKTKVKTKIETQTSSDSPWVEALSPEGYVYYYNTLTGESSWEKPGDNPPRDGGSCGENSETQEDPSAPQAEPLSAEESSSEQPPSGGELETPEEPGVPKISFRKKEEKSEPSGVEGEETEDGKEDDGEAIHEEEKEEEDDDDDDAGDNGKNDDKGSAPVVQEIPAKRPRKTNPYGDWEQIQEEPDPYEQVDLQLPQVEGVAAATGTDLPPEPKVKFRERTITSLGDESDQGAVFKKRKLDNGKSRSLRQRGKDD
- the wbp4 gene encoding WW domain-binding protein 4 isoform X2, which gives rise to MADYWKSQPKKFCQYCKCWIADNKPSVEFHERGKNHKENVAAKIAEIKKKSIEKAKQEDRMSKEFAAMEEAALKAFQEDLKRLEAESGTGVPHSHAQPRSTARPQSKKPEVQPAALSSKPSRTWSEGATHDGHTYYYNTLTGESQWEKPEGFTGGKKTSKKTKVKTKIETQTSSDSPWVEALSPEGYVYYYNTLTGESSWEKPGDNPPRDGGSCGENSETQEDPSAPQAEPLSAEESSSEQPPSGGELETPEEPGVPKISFRKEEKSEPSGVEGEETEDGKEDDGEAIHEEEKEEEDDDDDDAGDNGKNDDKGSAPVVQEIPAKRPRKTNPYGDWEQIQEEPDPYEQVDLQLPQVEGVAAATGTDLPPEPKVKFRERTITSLGDESDQGAVFKKRKLDNGKSRSLRQRGKDD